One genomic segment of Nocardia spumae includes these proteins:
- a CDS encoding FdhF/YdeP family oxidoreductase: MAVSSRADRADEPEFHPYHHPAAGWGAAKSVTQFLLREGEPIAGPHAIMKMNHENGGFDCPGCAWPDDRKGLRLDICENGIKHVAWEMTHKRVDREFFAAHTVAELARWSDFDLEDQGRLTEPMSYDPDTDRYVPIGWPEAFELIGRTLRGLDDPGAAAYYTSGRLGNEATFLYQLMARELGTNNLPDCSNMCHEASGRALQAALGTGKGTVDLVDWEATDALFIFGVNAASNAPRMLTSLVEAHQRGAQIVHVNPLVEAAARRAIIPHDLTRMATFHATATSTLNLQPRIGGDMALVRGIAKAVLEESNSNPKAVDAEFIARYTAGFEDYRAVCEAAAWAEIEQHSGVSAADIRKAARIYCDADRSIISWCLGVTQHEHGVDTVREIVNLLLLRGNLGREGAGPSPVRGHSNVQGNRTCGIDHRPAPEFLDRLARVCGIDPPRAHGLDTVGTIDAMHAGSVRVFVGMGGNFALAAPDTAYTFDALRKCDLTVQVSTKLNRSHLVHGRRAVILPCLGRTERDEQRGGLQQTSVEDSMSMVHLSKGMKKPASPRLLSEPAIIAGIARAALPHSATPWEHYVEDYDRIRDTMAQVLDGFEDFNRRVRLPLGFRIRQPARELVFRTPTGRAEFSAAPLPEISRETGTLTLATMRSHDQWNTTIYSDNDRYRGVRNLRTLIFMNADDMRERGLSQFDRVDITSTARDGSTRSVHDYTVIGYDIPSGCAAGYMPELNVLCAIGDYSTQSDQPIMKNLTVTVRRCG; this comes from the coding sequence ATGGCCGTCAGTTCGCGTGCAGACCGGGCCGACGAGCCCGAATTCCACCCGTATCACCACCCCGCGGCCGGCTGGGGCGCGGCCAAGAGCGTCACCCAATTCCTGCTGCGCGAGGGCGAGCCGATCGCCGGACCGCACGCGATCATGAAGATGAATCACGAGAACGGCGGATTCGACTGTCCGGGCTGCGCCTGGCCCGACGACCGCAAGGGCCTGCGCCTCGACATCTGTGAGAACGGCATCAAGCACGTCGCCTGGGAGATGACCCACAAGCGCGTCGACCGCGAGTTCTTCGCCGCGCACACGGTCGCCGAACTGGCGCGGTGGAGCGATTTCGACCTCGAGGATCAGGGCCGGCTCACCGAGCCGATGAGCTACGACCCCGACACCGACCGCTATGTGCCGATCGGCTGGCCCGAAGCCTTCGAGTTGATCGGCCGCACTCTGCGCGGCCTCGACGATCCCGGCGCCGCCGCCTACTACACGTCCGGCCGGCTGGGTAACGAGGCCACATTCCTGTACCAGCTGATGGCTCGGGAGCTGGGCACCAACAATCTGCCCGACTGCTCGAACATGTGTCACGAGGCGAGCGGCCGGGCGTTGCAGGCCGCGCTGGGCACCGGCAAGGGCACCGTCGACCTGGTCGACTGGGAGGCCACCGACGCGCTGTTCATCTTCGGGGTCAACGCCGCGTCCAACGCGCCGCGCATGCTCACCTCGCTGGTGGAGGCGCATCAGCGGGGCGCGCAGATCGTGCATGTGAATCCGCTGGTGGAGGCCGCCGCGCGGCGCGCGATCATCCCCCACGACCTCACTCGGATGGCGACCTTCCACGCCACCGCCACCAGCACGCTGAATCTGCAGCCGCGTATCGGCGGCGATATGGCACTGGTCCGCGGGATCGCGAAAGCCGTTCTGGAGGAGTCGAATTCGAATCCCAAGGCGGTCGACGCGGAATTCATCGCCCGCTACACCGCCGGTTTCGAGGACTATCGCGCGGTCTGCGAGGCCGCCGCGTGGGCCGAGATCGAACAGCACTCGGGCGTGAGCGCCGCCGATATCCGCAAGGCCGCGCGCATCTACTGCGATGCCGATCGCAGCATCATCAGCTGGTGTCTGGGCGTGACCCAGCACGAACACGGCGTCGACACGGTACGCGAGATCGTGAATCTGCTGCTGTTGCGCGGCAATCTGGGCCGGGAGGGCGCGGGCCCGTCCCCGGTGCGCGGACACAGCAATGTGCAGGGCAACCGGACCTGCGGTATCGATCACCGACCGGCGCCGGAATTCCTCGACCGGCTCGCGCGAGTGTGCGGTATCGACCCGCCGCGCGCGCACGGTCTCGACACCGTCGGCACCATCGACGCCATGCACGCCGGCTCCGTGCGGGTCTTCGTCGGGATGGGCGGCAATTTCGCCCTCGCCGCGCCCGATACCGCCTATACCTTCGACGCGCTGCGCAAGTGCGATCTGACCGTGCAGGTCAGCACCAAACTCAATCGCAGTCATCTGGTCCACGGCCGCCGGGCGGTGATTCTGCCGTGTCTGGGCCGCACCGAACGCGACGAGCAGCGTGGCGGCCTGCAGCAGACCTCGGTGGAGGATTCGATGAGTATGGTCCACCTGTCGAAGGGCATGAAGAAGCCTGCATCCCCGCGACTGCTGTCGGAACCGGCGATCATCGCCGGAATCGCCCGCGCCGCACTGCCGCACAGCGCCACCCCCTGGGAGCACTACGTCGAGGATTACGACCGTATCCGCGACACCATGGCGCAGGTGCTCGACGGATTCGAGGACTTCAACCGCCGGGTGCGCCTGCCACTGGGGTTCCGAATCCGCCAGCCCGCACGGGAACTGGTCTTCCGGACGCCCACGGGACGCGCCGAGTTCTCCGCCGCGCCACTGCCGGAGATCTCGCGGGAAACCGGGACGCTGACCCTGGCGACCATGCGCTCACACGACCAGTGGAACACCACCATCTACTCCGACAACGACCGGTATCGCGGGGTGCGCAACCTGCGCACGCTGATCTTCATGAACGCCGACGACATGCGCGAGCGCGGTCTGTCGCAGTTCGACCGGGTCGACATCACCAGCACCGCCCGCGACGGCAGCACCCGTTCGGTGCACGACTACACGGTGATCGGCTACGACATCCCGTCCGGATGCGCGGCCGGCTACATGCCGGAACTGAACGTGCTGTGCGCGATCGGCGATTACAGCACCCAGAGCGACCAGCCGATCATGAAGAACCTGACGGTCACCGTCCGGCGGTGCGGCTGA
- a CDS encoding SRPBCC family protein, whose product MNFDSELDPAAVEIGGFFPQAPELVWRALTESDLVEQWLMRSIGLLPSVGTHFLFVVPTEPSAEIACEVLEARPTRQLSYSWVDLRARHPARWVVEWGLETQGRGSRVLLTQTGFDIGDRRQKMARNAMERGWRGALSRLGGVLDRIEA is encoded by the coding sequence GTGAACTTCGACTCGGAATTGGATCCGGCCGCGGTGGAGATCGGCGGCTTCTTCCCCCAGGCGCCGGAACTGGTCTGGCGAGCCCTCACCGAATCGGATCTGGTCGAGCAATGGCTGATGCGATCGATCGGCCTGCTGCCGTCGGTCGGGACACATTTTCTCTTCGTGGTGCCGACCGAACCGAGCGCCGAAATCGCCTGCGAAGTTCTCGAAGCGCGGCCCACCCGGCAACTGAGCTACAGCTGGGTCGATCTGCGCGCGCGGCATCCCGCCCGCTGGGTGGTCGAGTGGGGCCTCGAAACGCAAGGGCGAGGTTCGCGAGTGCTGTTGACCCAGACCGGTTTCGATATCGGCGATCGCCGCCAGAAGATGGCCCGCAACGCGATGGAGCGAGGGTGGCGCGGCGCCCTGTCACGACTCGGCGGTGTCCTCGACCGGATCGAGGCCTGA
- the gloA2 gene encoding SMU1112c/YaeR family gloxylase I-like metalloprotein produces MELRRIHHAAIIASDYQRSKEFYTEVLGLRVVAEHYRAERRSWKLDLALPDGAQLELFSFPDPPPRPSRPEACGLRHLAFAVEDVAAGLAELRGRGVVVEDVRVDEFTGRRFGFFFDPDDLPLELYEA; encoded by the coding sequence ATGGAGTTGCGGAGGATTCACCACGCGGCGATCATCGCGTCGGACTATCAGCGATCGAAAGAGTTCTACACCGAAGTGCTCGGGCTGCGGGTGGTAGCGGAGCACTACCGGGCCGAACGTCGTTCGTGGAAGCTGGATCTCGCACTGCCGGACGGCGCCCAACTGGAACTGTTCTCGTTCCCGGATCCGCCGCCTCGGCCGTCGCGGCCGGAGGCGTGCGGGTTGCGTCATCTCGCCTTCGCCGTCGAGGACGTCGCCGCGGGCCTGGCGGAGCTGCGGGGGAGGGGAGTGGTCGTGGAGGACGTCCGCGTCGACGAATTCACCGGTCGCCGTTTCGGTTTCTTCTTCGACCCGGACGACTTACCGCTGGAGTTGTACGAGGCCTGA
- a CDS encoding helix-turn-helix domain-containing protein has translation MNDRRALGDFLRARRARIQPSQVGLPPGTRRRQTAGLRREEVAALAGLSVDYYIRLEQGRDRNPSPEVLAALASALLLDADETVHVQQLVRLAGGRPATAAAPIAAAGRGLVLLLGSIRPTPAFVLDQVSNVLAANPEGWRLLWGIEEWEPVRRNLIRYVFTHPAARTVFEDWTGMARDSVAHLRVVQGAGTHRTELAALTDELCAASADFEALWAHYEVRTKRGTRRMFRHPVVGRMELTSEILTAPDGQRFVAFQAEPGSPDRDAVTLLGLVGDDVPERGEGAEHEQR, from the coding sequence GTGAACGATCGTCGTGCCCTGGGGGACTTCCTGCGTGCCCGTCGTGCGCGGATCCAGCCGTCGCAGGTCGGTTTGCCGCCGGGAACGCGGCGCCGGCAGACCGCCGGACTGCGGCGGGAGGAGGTGGCGGCGCTGGCCGGGCTGAGCGTGGACTACTACATCCGGCTCGAACAGGGCCGGGACCGCAACCCCAGTCCGGAGGTGCTGGCGGCGCTGGCCTCGGCGTTGTTGCTCGATGCCGACGAGACGGTCCATGTGCAGCAACTGGTCCGGCTGGCGGGGGGACGGCCGGCGACGGCGGCGGCGCCGATCGCCGCAGCCGGCCGTGGTCTGGTGTTGTTGCTGGGTTCCATCCGCCCCACCCCGGCGTTCGTGCTCGACCAGGTGAGCAACGTCCTGGCCGCGAATCCGGAGGGCTGGCGGCTGCTGTGGGGCATCGAGGAGTGGGAGCCGGTGCGACGCAATCTGATTCGCTACGTGTTCACCCATCCGGCGGCGCGCACGGTATTCGAGGACTGGACGGGGATGGCGCGCGACAGTGTCGCCCATCTGCGGGTCGTGCAGGGTGCGGGCACCCACCGCACCGAACTGGCGGCGCTGACCGATGAATTATGTGCGGCCAGTGCGGATTTCGAGGCGTTGTGGGCGCACTACGAGGTACGGACGAAGCGGGGAACGCGCCGGATGTTCCGGCATCCGGTCGTGGGGCGGATGGAGTTGACCTCGGAAATCCTGACAGCGCCGGACGGTCAGCGGTTCGTCGCGTTCCAGGCCGAACCGGGCAGCCCGGACCGCGACGCGGTGACGCTGCTAGGGCTGGTGGGTGATGACGTACCAGAGCGCGGCGAGGGTGCCGAGCACGAACAGCGGTGA
- a CDS encoding TetR/AcrR family transcriptional regulator, whose translation MASLTRPGSRSRERDERRDAVERRVLAAVDRLLDTGVIYTELPVARIAAEADIARSTFYRYFPDKSQLLIRMADLATDDQFRTAELWWAADHLDGEAGVVTAMRLMIAGTRAHHRVLRALTEVAGYDRDVGRYWQQRVQRFTELVRLRLDRERAAGRVPADLEVEATAIALTCMVERAIDFTFAAGNPVDDEQLARALGHAIWQTVYAS comes from the coding sequence ATGGCGTCGCTGACCCGCCCCGGCTCGCGGTCTCGTGAGCGCGACGAACGGCGTGACGCGGTGGAGCGGCGGGTGCTCGCGGCCGTGGATCGGCTGCTGGATACGGGCGTCATCTACACCGAACTGCCGGTGGCCCGGATCGCCGCTGAGGCCGATATCGCCCGCTCCACCTTCTATCGCTACTTTCCCGATAAGAGCCAACTGCTGATCCGGATGGCCGACCTGGCGACCGACGATCAATTTCGCACGGCCGAACTGTGGTGGGCCGCGGATCACCTCGACGGAGAGGCCGGGGTGGTCACCGCGATGCGGCTGATGATCGCCGGAACCCGGGCACACCATCGCGTGTTGCGCGCGCTCACCGAGGTGGCGGGGTACGACCGCGATGTGGGCCGCTACTGGCAGCAGCGGGTCCAGCGCTTCACCGAACTCGTCCGTCTGCGGCTCGACCGCGAGCGCGCGGCCGGCCGGGTTCCCGCCGACCTGGAGGTGGAGGCCACCGCCATCGCCCTGACCTGCATGGTCGAGCGTGCCATCGACTTCACCTTCGCGGCCGGGAATCCGGTGGACGACGAACAACTGGCGCGGGCGCTGGGACATGCGATCTGGCAGACGGTCTACGCCTCGTGA
- a CDS encoding fructosamine kinase family protein has translation MSDLSAHLESLLGMPVVAERTVGRGHAWTLVRARLADGRDAFVKSAVGQPGSTADHALIAEAAGLRWLREADAAGLIPQVLGADDRTLVLPWLNSTAPGREAAEQFGAALADLHTHTVDRYGAPWVGRIATVPQDNAMVAGQWGPWYARYRLQPLLPTAASVLGRNGIRLVERVIDEIGVLAGPPEPPCRIHGDLWSGNVLWTERGVMLIDPAAHGGHRETDLAMLRLFGAPHLGHILGAYQERFPLSPGVEHRVALHQLYPLLVHVVLFGGGYREQAIAAAEVALSAG, from the coding sequence GTGAGCGATCTGTCGGCGCATCTGGAGTCCCTGCTGGGCATGCCGGTGGTGGCCGAGCGCACGGTCGGCCGCGGACACGCCTGGACCCTGGTTCGCGCGCGGCTCGCCGACGGCCGCGACGCCTTCGTGAAAAGTGCTGTGGGCCAACCGGGTTCGACTGCGGACCACGCCTTGATCGCGGAGGCGGCCGGCCTGCGCTGGTTGCGCGAGGCCGACGCCGCCGGTCTGATCCCACAGGTTTTGGGCGCCGACGACCGCACACTCGTCCTGCCGTGGTTGAACTCGACAGCGCCCGGCCGCGAAGCCGCGGAACAGTTCGGCGCGGCGCTCGCCGACCTGCACACGCACACCGTCGACCGGTACGGGGCCCCGTGGGTGGGTCGTATCGCCACCGTGCCGCAGGACAACGCGATGGTCGCGGGGCAGTGGGGACCCTGGTATGCCCGGTATCGACTGCAGCCGCTGCTGCCCACCGCCGCATCCGTGCTGGGCCGCAACGGTATTCGGCTCGTCGAGCGGGTGATCGACGAGATCGGCGTACTGGCCGGCCCGCCGGAACCGCCGTGCCGCATTCACGGCGACCTGTGGTCGGGCAATGTGCTGTGGACCGAGCGCGGCGTGATGCTCATCGATCCGGCCGCCCACGGCGGTCATCGCGAGACGGACCTGGCGATGTTGCGGCTGTTCGGCGCTCCGCATCTCGGCCACATTCTGGGGGCATATCAGGAGCGCTTCCCCCTTTCGCCCGGCGTGGAGCATCGGGTCGCGCTGCATCAGCTGTACCCGTTGCTGGTGCATGTCGTGCTGTTCGGTGGGGGATACCGGGAACAGGCCATCGCTGCCGCGGAAGTGGCGTTGTCCGCAGGGTGA
- a CDS encoding metal-dependent hydrolase, translating to MLGHSHATSGALAWAGAAAALPLSILTFPAATIGHIGTADLLLGTFLTAGAALLPDADHPNGTISHALGPVTHTACRIISSVSGGHRHATHSLAFVVAIAFGTWAGEHWLGRWFTLGLVFFLLALAVRALNLCPPGEGFRSYATIAVLAVAGTFAMDQWISDKPSWLPFSVGLGALAHLIGDCLTDRGCRLFWPLGIRTRVPIIDRTGNKVETWILSPLFVLGTLAALWYVITHQP from the coding sequence GTGCTAGGACATTCACATGCGACCAGTGGTGCGCTGGCGTGGGCGGGAGCCGCTGCCGCGCTACCACTTTCGATTCTCACCTTCCCCGCGGCCACGATCGGCCACATCGGCACCGCCGACCTGCTCTTGGGAACCTTTCTCACCGCCGGCGCCGCGCTGCTGCCCGACGCCGACCATCCCAACGGCACCATTTCGCATGCGCTCGGACCTGTCACGCACACCGCCTGCCGCATCATCTCCAGCGTCTCCGGCGGGCACCGCCACGCCACCCACTCGCTGGCCTTCGTCGTCGCGATCGCCTTCGGCACCTGGGCCGGCGAACACTGGCTGGGGCGCTGGTTCACCCTCGGACTGGTCTTCTTCCTGCTCGCCCTCGCGGTCCGGGCGCTGAACCTGTGCCCACCCGGTGAAGGCTTCCGCTCCTACGCCACCATCGCCGTGCTCGCGGTGGCCGGCACCTTCGCCATGGACCAGTGGATCTCCGACAAACCCTCCTGGTTGCCCTTCTCCGTCGGCCTGGGGGCGCTGGCTCATCTCATCGGCGACTGTCTCACCGATCGCGGCTGCCGGTTGTTCTGGCCGCTCGGAATCCGCACCCGGGTACCGATCATCGACCGCACCGGCAACAAGGTCGAGACCTGGATCCTGTCACCGCTGTTCGTGCTCGGCACCCTCGCCGCGCTCTGGTACGTCATCACCCACCAGCCCTAG
- a CDS encoding serine/threonine-protein kinase, translated as MTDHLGATAPDPGADRATATQTALTSLVARFAQQWQTAGEPPDLSAHLPTEPALRRSALIELIKVDLHERWQRDSDALRLADYRARFPELGAAPLPPDLIYEEITARSRRDHHSVDLDEYEQDYPTQMARITEGFDAAPTAEPGLRTTMLADPTALDALDTINPGATVDDFDLLLPLGQGAFARVFLARQRSMGRLVAVKISHDRGSEPQTLAQLDHDHIVRVFDQRQITEQHLKLMYMQYVPGGTLLGVLRMLRRTAPGMRDGGLLLEAIDAATTTGGVLEPQPSPTRTELARLSWPETVAWLGSRLAAALDYANRRGVLHRDIKPANVLLTSDGQPKLADFNISFSRHLPGANPVAYFGGSLPYMAPEQLEACHPNLDTTAADLDTRTDLYALAVVLWELLTGRIPFDDGHDAGETEESLEAMIERRRNPVAARFDADLPADTPALLRHALLTCLSPDPADRYATGAELAQQLDLSQDRAARDLVDPPANSLRARLRMRPMPVVTLSSLLGHLLAGLYLGSHNLRLIRDALGPDAAEQMAGLGLLMIVIAYPVAIGVLLYWCRSVFVVPNGLRRGRQFDAATLAGARADTLACGDRIAIATFVGWLAALGIFLIKLHTLGGLDAGLVTSLIACNLVAACVAVVYTYFPVTYFVLRWYYPGLVAAGATTPADAAMLRRMVHRSRIYLGVAACVPLIGVPAGLVFLTPDQQQTVIGPIVGLCVGGLFAFLITLRTFYALESDLNALDRVLDPHPHS; from the coding sequence ATGACAGATCACCTCGGCGCGACCGCACCCGACCCCGGTGCCGACCGCGCCACCGCGACGCAGACCGCGTTGACGTCCCTGGTCGCCCGCTTCGCCCAGCAGTGGCAAACCGCGGGCGAACCCCCTGATCTGTCCGCGCATCTGCCCACCGAACCCGCCCTGCGGCGCTCCGCGCTCATCGAACTGATCAAGGTCGACCTGCACGAACGCTGGCAGCGCGACTCCGACGCCCTGCGCCTCGCCGACTACCGCGCGCGATTCCCCGAACTCGGCGCCGCCCCCCTGCCGCCCGACCTGATCTACGAAGAGATCACCGCCCGCAGCCGACGCGACCACCACTCCGTCGACCTCGACGAATACGAACAGGACTATCCCACCCAGATGGCCCGCATCACCGAAGGATTCGACGCCGCGCCCACCGCGGAGCCCGGACTGCGCACCACCATGCTCGCCGACCCCACCGCACTCGACGCCCTCGACACCATCAATCCGGGCGCCACCGTCGACGACTTCGACCTGCTGCTGCCGCTCGGTCAAGGCGCCTTCGCCCGCGTCTTCCTCGCCCGGCAACGCTCCATGGGCCGCCTCGTGGCGGTCAAGATCTCCCACGATCGCGGCAGCGAACCGCAAACGCTGGCCCAGCTCGACCACGACCACATCGTCCGTGTCTTCGACCAGCGCCAGATCACCGAGCAGCACCTCAAGCTCATGTACATGCAGTACGTGCCCGGCGGCACCCTGCTCGGCGTCCTGCGCATGCTCCGGCGCACGGCACCCGGGATGCGCGACGGCGGCCTGCTCCTGGAGGCCATCGATGCCGCCACCACCACCGGCGGCGTCCTCGAACCCCAGCCCTCACCCACCCGTACCGAACTCGCCCGGCTCAGCTGGCCCGAAACCGTTGCCTGGCTCGGCAGCCGGCTGGCCGCGGCCCTCGATTACGCCAACCGGCGCGGCGTCCTGCACCGCGACATCAAACCCGCCAACGTACTGCTCACCTCCGACGGCCAGCCCAAACTCGCCGATTTCAACATCAGCTTCAGCCGCCACCTCCCCGGCGCCAACCCCGTCGCCTACTTCGGCGGTTCGCTGCCCTATATGGCGCCCGAACAACTCGAGGCCTGTCACCCCAACCTCGACACCACCGCCGCCGACCTCGACACCCGCACCGACCTCTACGCCCTGGCCGTGGTGCTGTGGGAACTGCTCACCGGCCGCATCCCGTTCGACGACGGCCACGATGCCGGCGAAACCGAAGAGTCGCTGGAAGCCATGATCGAACGGCGCCGCAACCCGGTCGCCGCGCGCTTCGACGCCGACCTCCCCGCCGACACTCCCGCGCTACTGCGGCACGCCCTGCTCACCTGCCTGTCACCGGATCCCGCCGATCGCTACGCCACCGGCGCCGAACTGGCCCAGCAACTGGACCTCAGCCAGGACCGCGCCGCGCGCGATCTCGTCGATCCGCCCGCCAACAGCCTGCGCGCCCGGCTGCGCATGCGCCCGATGCCCGTGGTCACCCTGTCCAGCCTGCTCGGCCATCTACTCGCCGGTCTCTACCTCGGATCGCACAACCTGCGCCTCATCCGCGACGCCCTCGGCCCCGACGCCGCCGAGCAGATGGCCGGACTCGGCCTGCTGATGATCGTCATCGCCTACCCCGTCGCCATCGGCGTCCTGCTGTACTGGTGCCGTTCGGTGTTCGTGGTACCCAACGGATTGCGCCGCGGCAGACAGTTCGACGCCGCCACCCTGGCCGGAGCCCGCGCCGACACCCTCGCCTGCGGCGACCGGATCGCCATTGCCACCTTCGTGGGATGGCTTGCGGCACTGGGCATCTTCCTGATCAAGCTGCACACTCTCGGCGGGCTCGACGCCGGACTCGTCACCAGCCTCATCGCCTGCAACCTCGTCGCCGCCTGCGTCGCCGTGGTCTACACCTACTTCCCCGTCACCTACTTCGTGTTGCGCTGGTACTACCCCGGATTGGTCGCCGCGGGCGCCACCACCCCCGCCGACGCCGCCATGTTGCGGCGCATGGTCCACCGCAGCCGCATCTACCTCGGGGTCGCCGCCTGCGTACCGCTGATCGGCGTGCCCGCCGGACTGGTCTTCCTCACCCCCGACCAGCAGCAGACCGTGATCGGCCCCATCGTCGGACTCTGTGTCGGAGGGCTTTTCGCGTTCCTGATCACCCTGCGCACCTTCTACGCACTGGAATCCGACCTCAACGCCCTCGATCGGGTACTCGACCCGCATCCGCACTCCTGA
- a CDS encoding SCO6745 family protein, giving the protein MSVPAAVKSEIQNIGGAFMFSREAKAFGAGTGVDGFIGPYTRGRAGVLGDVDAAVVTAAFGFFEPATVRAAWESVPVAPAAAATGYVRACQDFGRRKLAGFDSADRLAELLQTVADTAEVAGVPLFAGWHALPQAPDAAGRVLQLIHSLRELRGGVHLIAVRASGLSPFEAVLIGGSPRADGPTQARLFGWGDRVDATEVTTAMRQRWDAAEALTDELIAPAFAGLDEQGGKELVALLQEAHTTVFTR; this is encoded by the coding sequence GTGTCGGTGCCGGCCGCGGTGAAATCGGAGATTCAGAACATCGGGGGCGCGTTCATGTTCTCCCGCGAGGCCAAGGCCTTCGGTGCCGGCACCGGAGTGGACGGTTTCATCGGTCCCTACACCCGGGGCCGGGCCGGTGTCCTCGGTGACGTCGACGCTGCCGTCGTGACCGCCGCCTTCGGCTTCTTCGAACCGGCGACCGTGCGTGCGGCATGGGAATCGGTGCCGGTGGCCCCCGCCGCGGCGGCCACCGGATATGTGCGCGCCTGCCAGGATTTCGGCCGCCGCAAACTGGCCGGTTTCGACTCCGCCGACCGGCTGGCCGAACTGCTGCAGACCGTGGCCGACACCGCCGAGGTCGCGGGGGTGCCGCTGTTCGCGGGCTGGCACGCCCTGCCGCAGGCGCCGGATGCCGCCGGCCGGGTGCTGCAACTGATCCACTCGTTGCGAGAGTTGCGCGGCGGTGTGCATCTGATCGCGGTCCGCGCCAGTGGGCTGTCGCCGTTCGAAGCGGTCCTCATCGGTGGTTCGCCGCGCGCGGACGGACCGACGCAGGCCCGGCTGTTCGGCTGGGGCGATCGGGTCGACGCGACGGAGGTGACCACCGCGATGCGACAGCGCTGGGATGCCGCCGAGGCGCTGACCGACGAGTTGATCGCACCGGCCTTCGCGGGGCTGGACGAGCAGGGCGGCAAGGAACTGGTCGCGCTGCTGCAGGAGGCGCACACCACCGTGTTCACGCGGTGA
- a CDS encoding peptidylprolyl isomerase has translation MTTVLLNTSAGDITLELDETKAPQTVANFVDYVKSGHYEGTIFHRVIPGFMVQGGGLTADMQQKPAPNRVQNEAKNGLRNDKYTVAMARTSDPHSASAQFFINTSDNNFLNYPGQDGWGYAVFGKVVDGNAVVDSIEGVRTGSKAGHQDVPVEPITIVSAQVA, from the coding sequence ATGACCACAGTGTTGCTCAACACATCAGCCGGGGACATCACCCTCGAACTGGACGAGACGAAGGCGCCGCAGACGGTCGCGAACTTCGTGGACTACGTCAAGTCCGGTCACTACGAGGGAACGATCTTCCACCGTGTGATCCCGGGGTTCATGGTGCAGGGCGGCGGACTCACCGCCGATATGCAGCAGAAGCCGGCGCCCAACCGGGTGCAGAACGAAGCGAAGAACGGGCTGCGCAACGACAAGTACACCGTCGCGATGGCGCGCACGTCGGATCCGCATTCGGCCAGTGCGCAATTCTTCATCAACACCTCCGACAACAATTTCCTGAACTACCCGGGCCAGGACGGCTGGGGTTACGCGGTCTTCGGCAAGGTCGTGGACGGCAACGCCGTCGTCGACTCGATCGAGGGTGTCCGTACGGGCTCTAAGGCCGGTCATCAGGATGTGCCGGTGGAGCCGATCACGATCGTGTCCGCCCAGGTGGCCTGA
- a CDS encoding SDR family oxidoreductase has translation MTDTTHTLIIGGGSGMGLALAERLLHTGHHVTIAGRDTARLDTATAQLNHPERLVSHRVDIAEERTVAALFDAVDTVDHVVITAADMRHGYGPLTELPADAARTVLDIKVLGPWLVAKYAAPRVRRSLTVTSGIAAYRPAVGGSVVATANAALEGLIRALALELAPIRVNAVSPGWVDTPIWDDFAGADKDIRLAAMAERLPVGRIGQPADIAAAFHSVLDNDFMTGTVVHVDGGHRLV, from the coding sequence ATGACCGACACGACCCACACCCTGATCATCGGCGGCGGCTCCGGCATGGGCCTGGCCCTCGCCGAGCGTCTCCTGCACACCGGCCACCACGTGACGATCGCCGGCCGCGACACCGCCCGACTGGACACGGCCACCGCACAGCTGAACCACCCGGAGCGGCTCGTATCCCATCGCGTCGATATCGCCGAAGAACGCACCGTCGCGGCTCTTTTCGATGCCGTCGACACCGTCGACCACGTGGTGATCACCGCCGCCGACATGCGCCACGGGTACGGCCCCCTCACCGAACTTCCCGCCGACGCCGCCCGCACGGTCCTCGATATCAAGGTCCTCGGCCCCTGGCTGGTCGCCAAGTACGCCGCCCCCCGCGTTCGCCGGTCCCTGACGGTGACCTCGGGTATCGCGGCCTATCGACCGGCCGTGGGCGGATCGGTGGTCGCCACCGCCAATGCCGCACTGGAAGGCCTGATCCGGGCGCTCGCCCTGGAATTGGCGCCGATCCGGGTCAACGCCGTCTCCCCCGGCTGGGTCGACACCCCGATCTGGGACGACTTCGCGGGCGCGGACAAGGACATCCGCCTGGCCGCCATGGCCGAACGCCTGCCGGTCGGCCGCATCGGGCAACCGGCCGATATCGCGGCCGCCTTCCACTCCGTCCTCGACAACGACTTCATGACCGGCACCGTCGTGCACGTCGACGGCGGCCACCGGCTCGTCTGA